One segment of Triticum aestivum cultivar Chinese Spring chromosome 2A, IWGSC CS RefSeq v2.1, whole genome shotgun sequence DNA contains the following:
- the LOC123185917 gene encoding uncharacterized protein has product MANARVRRAGGEIADDILHDVFERLPGYQDLLRCAATCKRWRRLVTDRAFLRRIGLWPQTARHPSTLAGIFYQITCPVGKPRQKHGQPPEFLNLQLGGAHATFSSFVHGAHLTFGSLVDNDDGLFAYARSLASRRGLLPVSILLPTMFHDMHGTGARDKIQLVVCRPVVDKQRSLLPLLSFDLSGSLDWHLTGCALLTDEDRGVIDSLDQPRQRSSFQVLLTYTGDNGIIYVYMYSSATDTWSTPTKFCQASQLIRCGPFAGVVTHNTVHWLYKDRTSFYTLNVNAITTDVSLTKILIHVEACRQWGRVLFPCVSGEGKLSFVSMRDHGILVLWTKQEQDDGGYGREASLGGWLGSDLINLGSKDEINNVFYAERRGAMLIERCGGSFFTVDLKSKEKASIDIKGEDMEPHKGYYRFPMYHCSSTWCNGVYGRFDFITPVLYEMDWMIDRGMLSATDQRLDEDGLIQ; this is encoded by the coding sequence ATGGCCAATGCGCGCGTACGCCGCGCCGGCGGCGAAATCGCGGACGACATCCTCCACGACGTCTTTGAGCGCCTGCCGGGCTACCAGGACCTCCTCCGCTGCGCAGCCACGTGCAAGCGATGGCGCCGCCTCGTCACCGACCGCGCCTTCCTCCGACGCATCGGCCTCTGGCCGCAGACGGCGCGCCACCCGTCCACCCTCGCCGGGATCTTCTACCAGATCACGTGCCCCGTCGGCAAGCCCCGTCAGAAACACGGCCAGCCTCCGGAATTCTTGAACCTTCAGCTCGGGGGAGCGCATGCTACCTTCAGCTCGTTCGTCCATGGTGCGCATCTCACCTTTGGATCATTGGTCGACAACGACGACGGTCTCTTCGCCTACGCAAGGTCACTCGCATCGCGCCGTGGTCTTCTCCCCGTGAGCATCCTGCTGCCTACCATGTTCCACGACATGCACGGTACAGGCGCCCGTGATAAGATCCAGCTGGTGGTATGCCGTCCTGTGGTCGACAAGCAGCGCAGTCTTCTTCCATTGCTTTCCTTCGACCTAAGTGGATCTTTGGACTGGCACCTCACCGGCTGCGCACTCCTCACCGACGAGGACCGTGGTGTCATtgattctttggatcaaccacgaCAACGGTCGTCGTTTCAAGTGCTCTTGACCTACACCGGCGACAATGGGATCATATATGTCTACATGTACTCCTCTGCCACGGATACTTGGAGCACGCCCACCAAGTTTTGCCAGGCTTCACAACTCATCAGGTGTGGACCATTCGCCGGCGTTGTCACCCATAACACCGTGCACTGGTTGTACAAGGACAGGACTAGTTTCTACACGCTCAATGTAAACGCTATCACCACGGATGTCTCTCTGACCAAGATCCTGATCCACGTCGAAGCTTGTCGACAGTGGGGGCGGGTGTTGTTTCCGTGTGTCTCCGGGGAAGGAAAGCTTTCGTTCGTGAGTATGCGAGACCATGGCATATTAGTGCTCTGGACCAAGCAAGAACAAGATGACGGCGGCTATGGCCGTGAGGCTAGCTTAGGAGGGTGGTTGGGCTCCGACCTGATAAATCTAGGAAGCAAAGACGAAATAAACAATGTCTTCTACGCAGAGAGGAGAGGTGCCATGCTCATCGAGCGGTGCGGTGGTTCTTTTTTCACCGTTGATCTCAAGAGCAAGGAGAAGGCGTCCATTGATATCAAGGGCGAGGACATGGAGCCTCACAAGGGGTATTATAGGTTTCCAATGTATCATTGCAGTAGTACTTGGTGTAATGGAGTCTACGGTAGGTTCGATTTCATCACGCCAGTATTGTACGAGATGGATTGGATGATTGACCGTGGCATGTTGTCCGCCACTGATCAGAGGCTAGATGAAGACGGTTTAATTCAATAA